The Aedes aegypti strain LVP_AGWG chromosome 3, AaegL5.0 Primary Assembly, whole genome shotgun sequence genome contains a region encoding:
- the LOC5572836 gene encoding protein disulfide-isomerase A6 homolog gives MGTSSIWMVVTLLAGLASSGWALYSSSDDVVELTANNFDRMVVKSDEVWVVEFYASYCGHCRNLVPEYKKAATALKGVIKVGGINCEEEQSLCGQHGVRGYPTIKIFGANKRSPVDYNGQRTAKDIAEAALAEAKKKIKNVLSGGSSGSSSDSGSSDSKDVVELTDSNFDKLVLNSDDIWLVEFFAPWCGHCKNLAPHWAKAATELKGKVKLGALDATVHTIKAQQFGIQGYPTIKFFAGGPKDRDSAQEYDGGRTASDIVNWALEKHSENIPAPEIVQLTSEEVTKATCEEKPLCVVSVLPHILDCDAACRNNYLAILAKMGEKYKKKQWGWLWSEGGAQPEIESTLDIGGFGYPAMAVVNVKKMKYSLLRGSFSEEGINEFLRDLSYGRGHTAPVKGAALPKIHNVEPWDGKDGQLPEEEDIDLSDVDLDEKDEL, from the coding sequence ATGGGCACGTCATCGATCTGGATGGTGGTGACTTTGTTGGCCGGTCTGGCCAGTTCCGGTTGGGCTTTGTACTCTTCGTCGGATGACGTCGTCGAGCTGACGGCTAACAATTTCGACCGGATGGTGGTGAAAAGCGACGAAGTTTGGGTGGTGGAGTTCTACGCTTCATACTGCGGCCACTGCCGGAACCTGGTCCCGGAGTACAAGAAGGCTGCCACCGCTCTGAAGGGAGTCATCAAGGTTGGTGGAATTAACTGTGAGGAAGAGCAGAGCCTGTGCGGTCAGCATGGAGTTCGAGGATATCCTACGATTAAGATCTTCGGAGCCAATAAACGATCGCCGGTAGATTACAACGGGCAGCGTACTGCCAAGGACATTGCCGAGGCCGCACTTGCCGAAGCTAAGAAGAAAATCAAGAATGTCCTGAGTGGAGGTTCCAGTGGATCGTCGTCCGATAGCGGTAGCTCCGATTCGAAGGATGTTGTCGAGCTGACAGATTCCAACTTCGATAAGCTTGTCCTGAACAGTGACGACATTTGGTTGGTTGAGTTCTTCGCTCCATGGTGTGGACATTGTAAGAATCTGGCTCCTCACTGGGCTAAGGCTGCCACGGAATTGAAGGGTAAGGTCAAGCTTGGAGCCCTGGACGCTACCGTGCACACGATCAAGGCTCAACAATTCGGCATTCAGGGATACCCAACCATCAAATTCTTCGCGGGTGGTCCAAAGGATCGTGACTCCGCTCAGGAATACGACGGCGGCCGCACTGCTTCGGATATCGTAAACTGGGCCTTGGAAAAGCACAGCGAAAACATTCCTGCTCCGGAAATTGTTCAGCTCACGTCGGAGGAAGTTACCAAAGCAACTTGCGAAGAAAAGCCTCTGTGCGTTGTGTCGGTCCTTCCGCACATCTTAGACTGTGATGCAGCCTGCCGGAACAACTACCTTGCCATCCTGGCCAAGATGGGCGAAAAGTACAAGAAAAAGCAGTGGGGCTGGCTGTGGTCCGAAGGCGGAGCCCAACCGGAAATTGAGTCCACCTTGGACATTGGAGGCTTTGGCTATCCGGCGATGGCCGTCGTCAATGTCAAGAAGATGAAGTACTCTCTGCTGCGTGGATCCTTCTCGGAGGAAGGCATCAACGAGTTCTTGCGAGATTTGTCCTACGGTCGGGGGCACACGGCTCCGGTCAAGGGTGCCGCACTGCCCAAGATTCACAACGTCGAGCCCTGGGACGGCAAGGACGGGCAGCTTCCGGAAGAAGAGGACATCGATCTGTCCGATGTGGATCTGGACGAGAAGGATGAGCTCTAA
- the LOC5572840 gene encoding T-complex protein 1 subunit gamma encodes MYAPQQPILVLSQNTKRESGRKVQLENINAGKTIADLIRTCLGPQAMLKMLMDPMGGIVMTNDGNAILREITVQHPAAKSMIEIARTQDEEVGDGTTSVIVLAGEMLAVAEQFLQQQIHPTVIIRAYREALEDMIKLLETDVSIPLDKADKSKLAEVVKSCVGTKFIGRWSDLAVKIALDAVETVMMTENGRTEIDIKKYAKVEKIPGGSIDDSCVLRGVMLNKDVTHPKMRRYIENPRIVLLDCPLEYKKGESQTNVEIVGDQDFTKLLQIEEEHVAKVCADIIAVKPDVVFTEKGVSDLAQHFLLKAGITAIRRLRKTDNNRVARACGATIVNRTEELTEKDVGTGAGLFEIKKLGDEYFCFVTQCADPKACTILLRGASKDVLNETERNLQDALHVARNLMLEPRLLPGGGAVEMAVSQALTNKQIQGPYRAVAQALEIIPRTLAQNCGANTIRTLTALRAKHASHPAGSGPCTWGIDGESGQIVDMKEKGIWEPLSVKLQVYKTAVETAILLLRIDDIVSGSKKKADDGTGAGPAQMAQGME; translated from the exons ATGTACGCCCCACAGCAGCCTATTCTCGTTCTGA GTCAGAACACAAAGCGTGAGAGCGGCCGAAAAGTGCAGCTGGAGAATATCAATGCCGGCAAG ACGATTGCTGATTTGATCCGCACCTGCTTGGGACCGCAGGCCATGTTGAAGATGCTGATGGATCCGATGGGAGGAATCGTCATGACCAACGATGGCAACGCAATCCTGCGGGAAATCACGGTTCAACATCCGGCCGCCAAGAGTATGATCGAAATTGCCAGAACTCAGGACGAGGAGGTGGGCGACGGAACCACTTCGGTGATTGTTTTGGCCGGGGAGATGTTGGCCGTGGCCGAACAGTTCCTGCAGCAGCAAATTCATCCCACAGTGATCATCCGGGCGTATCGGGAAGCCTTGGAGGATATGATCAAACTGCTGGAAACGGACGTCAGTATTCCGTTGGACAAAGCGGACAAGTCCAAGCTAGCCGAGGTGGTGAAATCTTGCGTTGGCACAAAGTTCATCGGACGTTGGTCGGATTTGGCGGTGAAAATTGCCCTGGATGCCGTGGAGACGGTTATGATGACCGAGAATGGACGCACCGAGATTGACATCAAGAAGTACGCCAAGGTGGAGAAGATTCCCGGCGGATCCATTGACGATTCGTGCGTGCTCCGGGGTGTCATGCTGAACAAGGATGTGACGCATCCCAAGATGAGAAG GTATATTGAAAATCCTCGTATTGTTCTGCTGGATTGCCCCCTGGAGTACAAAAAAGGTGAAAGTCAGACAAACGTGGAAATCGTTGGCGATCAGGATTTCACCAAGCTGCTGCAAATCGAGGAAGAGCATGTGGCCAAGGTTTGCGCGGACATCATTGCTGTCAAGCCGGATGTTGTCTTCACCGAGAAGGGCGTTTCGGATCTGGCCCAGCACTTCCTGTTGAAGGCCGGTATTACCGCTATCCGTCGTCTGCGTAAGACCGATAACAACCGAGTTGCCCGCGCCTGTGGGGCTACCATTGTGAATCGCACGGAAGAACTCACGGAGAAGGATGTCGGAACCGGTGCCGGTCTGTTCGAGATCAAGAAACTGGGAGATGAATACTTCTGCTTCGTGACTCAGTGCGCTGATCCAAAGGCCTGTACCATTCTGCTGCGCGGTGCTTCCAAGGATGTGCTGAACGAAACGGAACGCAATCTTCAGGATGCTTTGCACGTTGCTCGAAATCTGATGCTGGAACCGAGACTGCTGCCAGGTGGTGGTGCAGTTGAGATGGCCGTTTCGCAAGCATTGACGAACAAGCAAATCCAGGGACCATACCGTGCCGTTGCCCAAGCCTTGGAAATCATTCCACGCACGCTGGCCCAGAACTGCGGAGCAAACACGATCCGTACGCTGACGGCGCTCCGAGCGAAACATGCATCGCACCCGGCTGGATCCGGTCCGTGCACCTGGGGAATCGATGGCGAATCTGGACAGATTGTCGACATGAAGGAGAAGGGCATCTGGGAACCGCTGTCGGTGAAGCTGCAGGTATACAAAACCGCTGTAGAAACTGCCATCCTGCTGCTGCGCATCGATGACATCGTGTCCGGATCGAAGAAGAAGGCCGATGACGGCACCGGTGCCGGTCCGGCTCAGATGGCCCAAGGAATGGAGTAA